From Bosea sp. NBC_00550, the proteins below share one genomic window:
- the pgsA gene encoding CDP-diacylglycerol--glycerol-3-phosphate 3-phosphatidyltransferase — MTILPDAIRRRGPWSLPNLLTYGRILAIPALVAILFWPRDDWMRWLALAIYTLAAVTDYLDGYIARAWSQQSAIGRMLDPIADKLLVAALLLMLVADGTIHGWPLWAAIVILCREILVSGLREFLAELKVSVPVSKVAKWKTTAQLFALGFLIAGPAGDKVLPGNTTIGIVLLWAAAGLTIYTGWDYFNAGIRHLVQEDERMP, encoded by the coding sequence GTGACGATTCTTCCAGACGCCATTAGGCGGCGCGGCCCCTGGTCGCTGCCAAACCTCCTCACCTACGGCCGGATCCTCGCGATCCCGGCGCTGGTGGCGATACTGTTCTGGCCGCGTGACGACTGGATGCGCTGGCTCGCCTTGGCGATCTACACGCTGGCCGCCGTCACCGACTATCTCGACGGCTACATCGCTCGCGCCTGGAGCCAGCAATCGGCGATCGGCCGCATGCTCGACCCCATCGCCGACAAGCTGCTCGTCGCTGCCTTGCTGCTCATGCTGGTGGCTGACGGCACGATCCATGGCTGGCCGCTCTGGGCCGCCATCGTCATCCTCTGCCGCGAGATCCTGGTCTCGGGCCTGCGCGAGTTCCTCGCCGAGCTCAAGGTCAGCGTCCCCGTCAGCAAGGTCGCGAAATGGAAGACGACGGCGCAGCTCTTCGCGCTCGGCTTCCTCATCGCCGGCCCGGCGGGCGACAAGGTCCTGCCCGGCAACACCACGATCGGCATCGTCCTGCTCTGGGCCGCTGCCGGCCTGACGATCTATACGGGCTGGGACTATTTCAACGCCGGCATCCGCCATCTCGTCCAAGAAGACGAGCGCATGCCATGA
- the moaD gene encoding molybdopterin converting factor subunit 1 — protein sequence MSAAVATAATGTRPVRVVYFAWVRERVGLPEETLDIPADLATVAELVRWLKARGEGYEAAFADEAVVRAALDHVHAKPQAALGNAREIAFFPPMTGG from the coding sequence ATGAGCGCCGCCGTCGCAACGGCTGCGACAGGCACGCGCCCGGTCAGGGTCGTCTATTTCGCCTGGGTGCGCGAGCGCGTCGGCCTGCCGGAAGAGACGCTCGACATCCCCGCCGATCTCGCCACCGTCGCCGAGCTCGTGCGCTGGCTGAAGGCGCGCGGCGAAGGCTATGAAGCCGCCTTTGCCGACGAGGCCGTCGTGCGGGCAGCGCTCGACCATGTCCACGCCAAGCCGCAGGCCGCGCTCGGCAACGCCCGCGAGATCGCCTTCTTCCCGCCGATGACCGGCGGCTGA
- a CDS encoding molybdenum cofactor biosynthesis protein MoaE, with product MTPLIRIQREDFELSDEIAALSHGRADIGAVVSFTGLCRDENGMLSALEIEHYPGMAEAEIARVAAEAAARWPLIGLVAIHRFGLIRPGEQIVLVLAASTHRRDAFEAADLMMDYLKTRAPFWKREHRADGTLGGWVEAKAGDDDAAKRWEQAP from the coding sequence GTGACGCCCCTCATCCGCATCCAGCGCGAGGATTTCGAGCTCTCGGACGAGATCGCGGCGCTCAGCCATGGCCGTGCCGATATCGGCGCCGTCGTCTCCTTCACCGGCTTGTGCCGCGACGAGAACGGAATGCTGAGCGCGCTGGAGATTGAGCATTATCCCGGCATGGCCGAGGCGGAGATCGCCCGCGTCGCGGCGGAAGCGGCCGCGCGCTGGCCGTTGATCGGCCTCGTCGCGATCCACCGCTTCGGGCTGATCCGGCCGGGCGAGCAGATCGTGCTGGTGCTCGCGGCCTCGACCCATCGCCGCGACGCCTTCGAGGCCGCCGATTTGATGATGGACTACCTCAAGACCCGCGCTCCGTTCTGGAAGCGCGAGCATCGCGCCGACGGCACGCTCGGCGGCTGGGTCGAGGCCAAGGCGGGTGACGACGATGCGGCGAAGCGCTGGGAACAGGCTCCCTGA
- a CDS encoding DUF1176 domain-containing protein, whose translation MKPLWLGAGLALLPALALAAAPEPKSFRDWMAGCDNVKGCTALSLPPEIADTVAYLRLERPAGPDAAVKLVLRLRGDWKKPPATVQLKLDGAPFPTGGKPLPVTADGDTVSLAFQPADIAALIEAARKATKLAVAAPGVTASVSLSGSVAALLWIDEQQGRLNTTSALIRKGSATNVPAAPALPVIEAKPAAGTVSEKDGKALAAALRKQIKQRDADLCEDDEMLVAADEAWPLAGERRLVGLACSRGAYNVTTAFWTAERGDVAAAKPMAFPQGEGDAGNMLTNADFDPKTGRMSFFAKGRGLGDCGVIGSYAWTGAAFVQTELSMMGECRGIGPDDWITLYRSTAR comes from the coding sequence ATGAAGCCGCTTTGGCTCGGCGCCGGACTGGCCCTGCTGCCGGCGCTCGCCCTAGCGGCCGCGCCCGAACCGAAGAGCTTCCGCGACTGGATGGCCGGCTGCGACAACGTCAAGGGCTGCACCGCCCTGTCGCTGCCACCCGAAATCGCCGATACGGTCGCCTATCTGCGCCTAGAGCGCCCGGCCGGTCCGGATGCGGCGGTCAAGCTCGTCCTGCGGCTGCGTGGCGACTGGAAGAAGCCGCCGGCGACGGTCCAGCTCAAGCTCGACGGCGCCCCCTTCCCCACCGGCGGCAAGCCGCTTCCGGTCACCGCCGACGGCGACACCGTCTCGCTGGCCTTTCAGCCGGCCGATATCGCCGCTCTCATCGAAGCCGCGCGCAAGGCGACCAAACTCGCCGTCGCAGCGCCGGGCGTGACGGCCAGCGTCTCGCTTTCCGGTTCGGTTGCGGCACTGCTCTGGATCGACGAGCAGCAAGGGCGGCTCAACACGACATCCGCCCTCATTCGCAAGGGCAGCGCGACGAATGTGCCTGCCGCCCCTGCCTTGCCGGTCATCGAGGCGAAGCCCGCTGCCGGCACCGTATCGGAGAAGGACGGAAAGGCGCTCGCCGCTGCGCTGCGCAAGCAGATCAAGCAGCGCGACGCCGATCTGTGCGAAGACGACGAGATGCTGGTGGCCGCCGACGAAGCCTGGCCGCTCGCAGGAGAGCGCCGCCTTGTCGGCCTCGCCTGCTCGCGCGGCGCCTACAATGTCACGACGGCGTTCTGGACGGCCGAGCGCGGCGATGTCGCAGCCGCGAAGCCGATGGCCTTCCCGCAGGGCGAGGGCGATGCCGGGAACATGCTGACCAACGCCGATTTCGATCCGAAGACCGGGCGCATGAGCTTCTTCGCCAAGGGACGGGGGCTGGGCGATTGCGGCGTCATTGGCAGCTATGCCTGGACCGGCGCCGCCTTCGTCCAGACCGAGCTCAGCATGATGGGCGAATGCCGCGGCATCGGCCCCGACGACTGGATCACGCTGTATCGCAGCACGGCAAGGTAA
- a CDS encoding branched-chain amino acid aminotransferase — protein MSVIPFDQRDGVIWFDGKLVPWKDAKIHVLTHGLHYGSCVFEGERAYDGVIYKSTEHSQRFHKSAEIMDFTIPYSVAELDEAKYLCLKENGLKDAYLRPVAWRGSEMMAVSGMNNKIHTAIAVWEWPSMFDMAQKLKGVRLDVADYRRPDPACAPVHAKAAGLYMICSLSKHKAERGGYADAMMLDWEGNVAECTGANIFFIKDGVVHTPLADRFLNGITRQSVIDLCRQRGFEVVERRIRPEELEGFNECFITGSAAEVTLVSEIGPYSFVTGNMGKVIMEDYSDAVRPKSKAA, from the coding sequence ATGTCAGTCATTCCTTTCGACCAGCGCGATGGCGTCATCTGGTTCGACGGCAAGCTCGTGCCGTGGAAGGACGCCAAGATTCACGTACTGACCCACGGACTGCACTACGGCTCCTGCGTGTTCGAGGGCGAGCGCGCCTATGACGGCGTCATCTACAAGAGCACCGAGCACTCGCAGCGCTTCCACAAGTCTGCCGAGATCATGGACTTCACGATCCCCTATTCGGTCGCCGAGCTCGACGAGGCCAAGTATCTCTGCCTGAAGGAGAACGGGCTGAAGGACGCCTATCTTCGCCCGGTCGCCTGGCGCGGTTCGGAGATGATGGCGGTGTCCGGCATGAACAACAAGATCCATACCGCGATCGCGGTTTGGGAATGGCCGAGCATGTTCGACATGGCGCAGAAGCTGAAGGGCGTGCGCCTCGACGTAGCCGATTACCGCCGGCCCGACCCGGCCTGCGCGCCGGTCCATGCCAAGGCGGCGGGTCTCTACATGATCTGCTCGCTGTCGAAGCATAAGGCGGAGCGCGGCGGCTATGCCGATGCGATGATGCTGGACTGGGAAGGTAATGTCGCCGAGTGCACCGGCGCCAACATCTTCTTCATCAAGGACGGCGTGGTCCATACGCCGCTGGCCGACCGCTTCCTGAACGGCATCACCCGCCAGTCCGTGATCGACCTGTGCCGCCAGCGCGGCTTCGAGGTGGTGGAGCGGCGTATCCGCCCGGAGGAGCTGGAAGGCTTCAACGAGTGCTTCATCACCGGATCAGCCGCCGAGGTGACGCTGGTCTCCGAGATCGGACCGTATTCCTTCGTCACCGGCAATATGGGCAAGGTGATCATGGAGGACTACTCCGACGCCGTCCGCCCGAAGTCGAAGGCGGCGTGA
- a CDS encoding MarR family winged helix-turn-helix transcriptional regulator produces MSEPRPDDTPLRSSADAVPHDLIELLFFAYRDFVGDPDRILADYGFGRAHHRVLHFVQRCPGLTIAELLDILQITKQSLNRVLKELVEKGYIEQRTGRQDKRQRHLHTTAAGQDLALRLVRLQAKRINRALDGVGPEAAAIAARYLSALIEPTERPKVDRLLAKP; encoded by the coding sequence CTGTCCGAACCACGCCCCGACGACACGCCGCTCAGATCATCGGCCGATGCCGTGCCGCACGATCTGATCGAGCTGCTGTTCTTCGCCTATCGTGACTTCGTCGGCGACCCCGATCGCATCCTCGCCGATTACGGCTTCGGCCGGGCGCATCACCGCGTGCTTCACTTCGTCCAGCGCTGTCCGGGCCTGACCATCGCCGAGTTGCTCGACATTCTCCAGATCACCAAGCAGAGCCTGAACCGCGTGCTGAAGGAGCTGGTCGAGAAAGGCTATATCGAGCAGCGCACCGGGCGGCAGGACAAGCGCCAGCGCCATCTCCACACCACGGCCGCCGGGCAGGATCTCGCGCTTCGCCTCGTCCGCCTCCAGGCCAAGCGGATCAACCGGGCGCTCGACGGCGTCGGCCCCGAAGCTGCCGCGATCGCCGCGCGATATCTGTCCGCCCTGATCGAGCCCACCGAACGGCCGAAGGTCGACCGCCTGCTCGCCAAGCCCTGA
- a CDS encoding response regulator, which translates to MQEEATRMIASETVPKPARKPLPDEAPHVLVVDDDRRLRELLARFLGDNGYRVTTAANAAEADTRLGNLVFDAIVLDVMMPGENGFDFARRFRGGSAVPILMLTARADGKDRINGLEIGVDDYLAKPFEPRELLLRLGNILKRTLIVEAGQSGTRPDFVRFGPFIYGLARGELHKGDETVRLTEREREILTSLAERSGEVVPREELAAQGSAANDRTVDVQMNRLRRKIERDPADPLYLQTVRGVGYRLVTDRT; encoded by the coding sequence ATGCAGGAGGAAGCTACACGCATGATCGCCAGCGAGACCGTACCCAAACCGGCCCGCAAACCTCTGCCCGACGAGGCACCGCATGTGCTCGTCGTCGACGACGACCGGCGCCTGCGCGAACTGCTCGCCCGCTTCCTCGGCGACAACGGCTATCGCGTCACCACGGCCGCCAATGCGGCGGAAGCCGATACGCGACTGGGCAACCTCGTCTTCGATGCGATCGTGCTCGACGTGATGATGCCGGGCGAGAACGGCTTCGACTTCGCCCGGCGTTTCCGCGGTGGCTCCGCCGTGCCGATCCTGATGCTGACCGCCCGCGCCGACGGCAAGGACCGCATCAACGGCCTCGAGATCGGTGTCGACGACTATCTCGCCAAGCCCTTCGAGCCGCGCGAATTGCTGCTGCGCCTCGGCAACATCCTGAAACGCACATTGATCGTCGAGGCCGGCCAATCCGGCACGCGCCCGGATTTCGTCCGCTTCGGCCCCTTCATCTACGGCCTGGCCCGCGGCGAGCTGCACAAAGGTGACGAGACCGTCCGCCTGACAGAGCGCGAGCGCGAAATCCTGACGTCGCTGGCCGAGCGTTCCGGCGAAGTCGTGCCGCGCGAGGAGCTGGCTGCGCAAGGTTCGGCCGCCAACGACCGCACGGTCGACGTGCAGATGAACCGGCTGCGCCGCAAGATCGAGCGTGACCCGGCCGACCCGCTCTACCTCCAGACCGTGCGCGGCGTCGGCTACAGGCTGGTGACGGACAGGACGTGA
- a CDS encoding ATP-binding protein has product MLHPVAAALTRGLAALDKLGNRVGRSLRPVVKCVGRPLQIIARYMPKGLYPRALVIVIAPVVLLQSVIAYVFMERHWQTVTQRLSSAVSADIAMLIDVYESYPQDADTTTLSRIAAERLGMDLDIIPDSDLPAPGPRPFFSLLDNALSTELSQQVARPFWLDTVGRSSLIEIRIKLGRDVMRILTRRNAAYASNSHIFLLWMIGTSLILLTIAVLFLRNQIRPILKLADAAEAFGKGRDADFRPRGAREVRRAGNAFIEMKRRVERSIGERTTMLNGVSHDLRTILTRFRLSLALMERSSEIEALEKDVDEMSRMLEDYLAFARGDAGEVAVETDIRALLEELKSDAERQGHQTGLKVVGDPLVVIRPDAFRRLLTNLVSNAARYGDRIAITATHDARYLIVMVDDDGPGIPSDQREEVFRPFFRLDEARNVDGGGTGLGLAIARDIARAHGGDIILGDSPLGGLRATVRLPV; this is encoded by the coding sequence ATGCTGCACCCGGTGGCGGCCGCGCTGACGCGTGGCCTCGCCGCGCTCGACAAGCTCGGCAATCGCGTTGGCAGATCGCTGCGCCCGGTGGTGAAATGTGTCGGCCGTCCACTCCAGATCATCGCGCGCTACATGCCCAAGGGGCTTTATCCGCGCGCGCTCGTCATCGTCATCGCGCCGGTCGTGCTGCTGCAGTCGGTCATCGCCTATGTCTTCATGGAGCGGCACTGGCAGACGGTGACGCAGCGGCTCTCCTCGGCGGTTTCTGCCGACATCGCCATGCTGATCGACGTCTATGAGAGCTATCCGCAGGATGCCGACACCACGACGCTCTCGCGCATCGCCGCCGAGCGCCTCGGCATGGATCTCGACATCATCCCGGATTCCGACCTGCCCGCGCCGGGGCCGCGCCCCTTCTTCTCGCTGCTCGACAACGCCCTTTCGACGGAGCTCAGCCAGCAGGTCGCACGGCCCTTCTGGCTCGACACGGTCGGCCGCTCCAGCCTGATCGAGATCCGCATCAAGCTCGGCAGGGATGTGATGCGCATCCTGACGCGGCGCAACGCCGCCTATGCCTCCAACAGCCACATCTTCCTGCTCTGGATGATCGGGACGTCGCTGATCCTGCTGACCATCGCGGTGCTGTTCCTGCGCAACCAGATCCGGCCAATCCTGAAGCTTGCCGATGCGGCGGAGGCCTTCGGCAAGGGCCGCGACGCCGATTTTCGCCCGCGCGGCGCCCGCGAGGTTCGCCGCGCCGGCAACGCCTTCATCGAGATGAAGCGGCGCGTCGAGCGCTCGATCGGCGAGCGCACGACGATGCTGAACGGCGTCAGCCACGACCTGCGCACCATCCTCACCCGCTTCCGCCTCTCGCTCGCCCTGATGGAGCGCTCCTCCGAAATCGAGGCGCTCGAGAAGGACGTCGACGAGATGAGCCGCATGCTGGAGGATTATCTCGCCTTCGCCCGCGGCGATGCCGGCGAGGTCGCGGTCGAGACCGATATCCGCGCGCTGCTGGAAGAGCTCAAATCGGATGCCGAGCGCCAGGGCCATCAGACCGGGTTGAAAGTGGTCGGCGATCCGCTCGTGGTCATTCGGCCCGATGCCTTCCGGCGCCTGCTGACCAATCTCGTCTCCAATGCCGCCCGCTACGGCGACCGCATCGCGATCACCGCCACGCATGACGCGCGCTACCTCATCGTCATGGTCGACGACGACGGGCCGGGCATCCCGTCGGACCAGCGCGAGGAGGTCTTCCGCCCCTTCTTCCGCCTCGACGAAGCCCGCAACGTCGATGGCGGCGGCACCGGCCTCGGCCTCGCCATCGCCCGCGACATCGCCCGCGCCCATGGCGGCGACATCATCCTCGGCGACTCGCCGCTCGGAGGCCTGCGCGCGACGGTGCGCCTGCCGGTTTAG
- a CDS encoding LysR family transcriptional regulator: MDRIEELAIFVAIVDAGSLAGAARRLRRSRPAVTRALAALEERVGAQLIARTTRRLTPNDAGRELAATARRLLSDYDAALGVAANEPVSGLLRITAPLSFGRRHVTPLVSEFLDRYPHVQVEIVLADRNLDLIEEDLQLAIRIGPLPNSGFLMRKVGEVRRILVAAPSYLARCPPLRRPADIAAHETIASVAANQTLHWRFGGPRRGSGIVLTPRLIVNEVESALIAARAGRGLARVLSYQAADDLAAGTLVRLLPEFEPLPLPVQLVMPGGRQPAPRVRAFIDHAVERLPQLAPIGTG; encoded by the coding sequence GTGGACCGGATCGAGGAGCTCGCGATCTTCGTCGCGATTGTCGATGCGGGCAGCCTCGCCGGGGCCGCCCGGCGGCTGCGCCGCTCACGTCCGGCGGTGACGCGCGCGCTCGCGGCGCTGGAGGAGCGTGTCGGTGCGCAATTGATCGCGCGCACCACGCGGCGATTGACGCCCAACGATGCGGGCCGGGAGCTAGCGGCGACGGCGCGGCGGCTGCTGTCCGATTATGACGCTGCGCTCGGCGTCGCGGCGAATGAGCCCGTCAGCGGGCTGTTGCGTATAACGGCGCCGCTCTCCTTCGGCCGGCGGCACGTCACGCCCCTGGTCTCGGAGTTCCTCGATCGCTACCCGCATGTCCAGGTCGAGATCGTGCTGGCCGACCGCAATCTCGACCTGATCGAGGAGGATCTGCAGCTCGCGATCCGCATCGGGCCGCTGCCGAACTCCGGTTTCCTGATGCGCAAAGTCGGAGAAGTCCGGCGCATCCTCGTCGCGGCGCCGTCCTATCTCGCGCGCTGCCCGCCGCTACGCCGCCCGGCCGATATCGCGGCGCATGAGACGATCGCCAGCGTCGCTGCCAACCAGACGCTGCACTGGCGCTTTGGCGGGCCGAGACGTGGCAGCGGGATCGTGCTGACGCCGCGGCTGATCGTCAACGAGGTGGAATCGGCGCTGATCGCGGCGCGGGCGGGCCGGGGGCTGGCGCGGGTGCTGTCCTATCAGGCCGCCGACGATCTGGCGGCCGGAACGCTGGTGCGGCTCCTGCCGGAATTCGAGCCGCTGCCGCTGCCGGTCCAGTTGGTCATGCCCGGCGGCCGCCAGCCCGCGCCGCGCGTGCGCGCCTTCATCGATCACGCGGTTGAGCGGCTGCCGCAGCTTGCGCCGATCGGTACCGGCTGA